A stretch of DNA from Alicyclobacillus acidocaldarius subsp. acidocaldarius Tc-4-1:
TCCACTCCGGCCTGCGCCGATCGCTCGAGACCGCAACGGCCATCCGCGAGTCGCTGGAGGGGGCCGAGGACTGCCCGCTTGTCGCCCACGAGGGCTTTCGCGAGGTCGGGTTTGGCGCCTGGGAGGGGTTGACGCGGGCCGAGGTGAATCGGCTGTACCCGGAACTGTACGCCGAGTGGCTCGCACACCCGGAGGAGGTGCGCATTCCTGGAGGGGACAACTTGTACGAGCGCCAACAGGAGGCCGTCGACGCCTTTTTGGACGTCGTGGCGCGCTATCGCGAGGGCGATCTCGTCATCGTCGCCCACAACACGCTCAACCGGCTGCTCATCCTCGGCCTTTTGGGGCTCGACGCGCGCCATTACCGCCGCATTGTCCAGGAGAACGCCTGCCTCAACATCCTGGAGTATCGCGAGGAGGAGGGCGTGCGGCTGCACGCGCTCAACCGAGTGCCGGAGCGGGACGAATAGGCGGCGCGGAATGGTTTGTCCGCGCGTTGTGGTAAGATACTTTCGGAGATTCGCGACGCTAGGAGGGGAAGACGTGATCGAACTATCCCTGGAGAAAGCGAGAAGATGGTTCACGGAGGAACACGAGGCGCGGCTTGCGCCTTTGGCGGAGTTCGCGCTCGGCGAGTTGAATAACCCGAATCGCGACGCCTTCGGGAAAGGGTGGATCGACTGGCCGGCGGCGGATCATAGCGCGCTGTACCGCGATGTGGACGCCATTGCGGCCGACTTTCGCGCGAAGTCGAATGCGACGGTGGTCATTGGCATTGGCGGGTCGTACCTGGGTGCGCAGTCGGCCCTGTCCATGGCGAAGCCCGCGTTCACGGGCGAGGGCGAGGGCGAGCACCAGGTGATTTTCGCGGGCCAGCAGCTTAGCCCGACGTATCACGCGCACCTGCTCCAATACCTGGACAAGCGGGAGGTCACGCTGGTCGTGGTCTCCAAATCGGGCACGACGCTCGAGCCCTCCGCGGTCTTCCACACGTTTCGCGAATACCTGGAGAAGCGGTACGGCGCCGAGGAGGCCAATCGGCGCATCTGCGCCATTACGGACGCCGAGAAGGGCAGTCTGCGCCAGTTCGCGGACGAGCGGAAGTACGTGACCCTGCCCATTCCGGATGACATCGGCGGGCGGTACTCGGTGCTCACAGCGGTCGGGCTATTGCCGATGGCGCTGGCCGGGATCGACTACAAGCGCGTGATGCAGGGCGCGGCGCGCATGCGCGAGGAGCTCTCGAAGCTCAAGGTGGCGGATCACCCGGCGGTGAAGTACGCGCTTGCGCGCCACGTGCTGTATCAGCAGGGCTTCGTGGCGGAAGCGCTTGTCACGTACGAGCCGCGCGCCGCAGATTTCGCCGGTTGGTGGCAGCAGTTGTTCGGCGAGAGCCAGGGCAAGGACGGCACGGGCCTTTTTCCCACGATGCTGCGGTACACGACGGATCTTCACTCCATGGGGCAATACGTCCAAGACGCGCGCAAGATCCTCGTGGAGACGGTGCTCGACGTCCATTTCTCGGACGAGCCGGAGCTCGTGGTGCCGCACGGCCTCGACGAGAAGAACGCGTATCTCAACGGCGTCTCGTTCTCGCGGCTGCAGGAGGTGGCCGTGGAGTCCGTGATGGTGGCCCACAGCGAGGCCGGCGTCCCCAACATCCTGATTCGGGCGAAGGGCGATCCGGAGTCGCTCTACGGGGAACTCGTGTACTTCTTTGAAGTCGCCTGCGCGGTCGGGGGATACCTCATGGGCACCAACCCGTTCGATCAGCCGGGCGTCGAGGCGTACAAGAACGAGATGCGATCGCGCCTGAAGGCGTAAGGGACTAGAGGAGAAGGGGCAACGGATGGAACAGAAGCTTGCGCTTGGCATCGATATTGGCGGCACAAACGTGAAATTGGCCATCGTGCGAAGCGATGGCCGCGTGTTGGCGGACAAGTCCATCCCCACGGCCCCCGACCGGGGGCCGGAGGCCTTCTCCCGCACGGTCGGCGCAGAGGCTCGTGCCATGGCGGACGAGGCGTCCGTGGCGTGGGACTCCGTCGTGGGAGCGGGTGTGGGCATGGCGGGCTTCCTGGACGTGGAGCGCGGATGGGTGGAGGAAGCGGTCAACCTGCATTGGCGAGACGTCCCCCTAGCGGATCTGCTCCAGGCGTCGCTAGACAAACCTGTCCGCGTGGACAACGACGCAAACGTCGCGGCGCTCGGCGAAGTGTGGCTCGGCGCGGGTCAGAACGCGCACACCGCGCTCTGCGTGACGCTCGGCACCGGTGTCGGCGGCGGCATCGTCATTGGCGGGCGCATTCACCGCGGCGCTTCGACCATG
This window harbors:
- a CDS encoding histidine phosphatase family protein; protein product: MKIYLFRHGQTVYNADGERFCGTSDVGLTALGWQQARRAARLIRGVRPAAIIHSGLRRSLETATAIRESLEGAEDCPLVAHEGFREVGFGAWEGLTRAEVNRLYPELYAEWLAHPEEVRIPGGDNLYERQQEAVDAFLDVVARYREGDLVIVAHNTLNRLLILGLLGLDARHYRRIVQENACLNILEYREEEGVRLHALNRVPERDE
- a CDS encoding glucose-6-phosphate isomerase; translation: MIELSLEKARRWFTEEHEARLAPLAEFALGELNNPNRDAFGKGWIDWPAADHSALYRDVDAIAADFRAKSNATVVIGIGGSYLGAQSALSMAKPAFTGEGEGEHQVIFAGQQLSPTYHAHLLQYLDKREVTLVVVSKSGTTLEPSAVFHTFREYLEKRYGAEEANRRICAITDAEKGSLRQFADERKYVTLPIPDDIGGRYSVLTAVGLLPMALAGIDYKRVMQGAARMREELSKLKVADHPAVKYALARHVLYQQGFVAEALVTYEPRAADFAGWWQQLFGESQGKDGTGLFPTMLRYTTDLHSMGQYVQDARKILVETVLDVHFSDEPELVVPHGLDEKNAYLNGVSFSRLQEVAVESVMVAHSEAGVPNILIRAKGDPESLYGELVYFFEVACAVGGYLMGTNPFDQPGVEAYKNEMRSRLKA
- a CDS encoding ROK family protein; its protein translation is MEQKLALGIDIGGTNVKLAIVRSDGRVLADKSIPTAPDRGPEAFSRTVGAEARAMADEASVAWDSVVGAGVGMAGFLDVERGWVEEAVNLHWRDVPLADLLQASLDKPVRVDNDANVAALGEVWLGAGQNAHTALCVTLGTGVGGGIVIGGRIHRGASTMAGEIGHIMVKNGGELCNCGHRGCLETLASATALVRHAVAAGVKSPDGGELTAKDVFALAAEGHPAARAVVDDMIHWLAVGLAIVANILNPDVIVVAGGLVNAGDQLMAPLREAFQREALARVARACRLVPAKLGDQAGVLGAARLVLQDIESL